The DNA window TCTACTTTGAAACTGTGCGGCAAGGACACGATAACGTACCGCATTCTGTGCATCCCTTGCttgtgcaaatgagaaaaaacagCAAAGAGTGCAGATGCTCTCTCTCATCCAATGCAGCATCCTACCTTTGGGAGCACAAAAACAAGGGTGTACCGATTGCTCCTGGATCACTGTATGTGGAACTAGCCTTCGAGGCTGCAATACAGTTCATCAGACCAAAGCAGCCTCTCTGTTCTCTACAGCTTTGCATCACTTTCAAGAGCTTGCTTGTCCTCAACCAGGTATCAAATCACGTGAGGGTGCTTCTAGAGCCATTCGATGGCAAGACTGTGTTTGAGATACACTCTGCCTCGGCAGTGCATGCATCTGGCACCATTGCCCATGGCTCGTATCCAGCAGCCCTAGAGGAGGACTCCATCAGCTATGATGCCATCTCAAAACGTTGTCCTTTGGTTATGGCAAAAGAGGAGGTGTATTCTCACCTCTCATTGGCTGGATTTGAATACGGGCCTGCATTCAGGCATTTGGATGAGGTTCTTTACGGAGGAGACCTCAGGGAGGCCCTGACAACCATCACAGTCCCTGATGTACTGCTAAGTCAACTGCATGACTACAGGCTACATCCTGCGATGTTGGACTCTTTCCTGCAGATGACTTCTGTGGTGGCTCAAGATGGTACTAAGATGGGGGCAAGGCCTTGTTTCCCCTCTGCCGTTGAAAGTGTGGTGGTCTCCAGGCCACTGCAGAGGGTGATGGTCCTGTATCTTAGGGTGACTCGGGAGACGCCTGAATTTTATGAGGTGTGTGGCTGCTTTGCAGATCCTTCTGGTCGTGTGTTGGTTGAACTGAAAGGTTTGAGGATCACGTTTGTGCAGACACAGCCTCAAGCGGTTGAATTCCTCCACAATGAATATCAAGCCAGTAGAGATGATGACGTGAGCATGGGTGGCAGACCTAAATCTTTAGTGTTTGAAGATACACTGGGTGTAGCTAAGGCGTTGAAGCCTTACTTACACCCACAATCTGCTTTTGTGACTTTCTCAAAAACAGCCCAACTTGTTCCTGCTTTGCTCACTCAGTATCTAGGGAAGGGGACCAAAGATGGTGAAACATTTACAGAGGTTCTGTATATGTGGGGAATTCAAGACTTGAGTCAACTGAGCATTGAGACCATCCTGGAGAGTTTGGTCGAATGCTGTGACCTCTACCGACAAATTGTGCTCGCTTTGAGAGACCACGGTTGTTCAGGTATCATGCGAGTGGTTACCTACAGGTCGTGTAGCCATATTGTCGATCATGTCAGTCCTGGCTTTGTTTTGTCAGGGATGACCAGAGCTCTTGCTGCAGAATTGTCGGGCTTCACTTTTCAGTTAATCGACCTTGCATCTGTGTCAAATGAGGACGTACAGATGTTGGCTTCTGTCATCAGAAGTTCTCAGAGCAACCATCACCCTGAGATCATGATAAGGAAAGGAGATGTTCATTTCGCCACCATTGTAAGAAGTGATGCTCATGATTCTGCATTTACAGACACAGATCTCAGGCCTTTGCCTTTTCAACAACTTACCTTGCGGACCACAGATCCATACACAATGTGCAATTTAGCAGCTATGGTTAGTACATATGAAATCTCAATTGAGAATAACGCTGTGGAGATAAAGCTTGATAAAATGTGTGTTCATTCATCAGACTATTTCCCAGTCAGTAGCTCTGACTTCCAGTTTGGTGGGACAATGTACTGGTCCAAGCACTCCAATCAGACTCACAAGGTGTTAGCGCTAGACTTCAATGGCATCGTCATAGCCGTGGGGAAGAACGTACGCAAATTAAAAGTGGGAGACCACATTTCCACTTGCTTCCCTGTAACTGCATCCTCTAAGATTGCACTTCCTGAGGAGGTATGCTACAACACCGCAAAGCTTCCGTTTTTGAGAGATCTCCCTTGTGTCTCGTACTTTGTACTTATAAGAGAAATATATGAAGCCATCACACCCAAAGGCAATCTGAAAACGGCCGTTATGATTCTTTCTTCTGCTCCCGGTGATTTGGCAAAAATACTACTTGAGGTTGTGAGAAGCAAGTTAGGCAAAGCAACTATTCAGACTGAGATAAATGACAAGGAAGCTGACTGTGCGGTAATCATTCTGTTACCTCCTTATGAACAGTCTATGGTCATCAGCGCAAGCAGCACGTCTTCACTGAAGCACATTGTAGTGGTCTGTGATGACACAATGGCCTTGCCTTTACACACTATTCAACAGAACAATCAAAGTGCCtgtgtccatgttgtgaaaacCTCTACTGTTTTTCAGAAAGCCAGGCTCCGAAGTCAGGGTCAAGATCTGGAACACTGGCTACATGGCATTGCTCTTGGTAAGACTGGTAGGACCATACATGCGATCACTTCTCCTGGTGCAGTCCTTCCTGAGACCACAGAACGTAGTGATTGTTCTCGCTCATACTTTAATATGGAGAACATCTCTTTGATTGAATGCACCAAGAGTGGTCGTTGGTCAGGTCATGTCGGAACTAACGTCCCTTTGTTATTTCCTCAAGTCTCACAGCTGTTCCAAAAGAAGAGCGTGTATGTCGTGTCTGGAGGCCTGTCGGGCCTGGGTCTAGAGACTGTGAAGTTCATTGCTCACAGAGGTGGAGAGTGCATCGTGTCCCTCTCCAGGAGTTTGCCGTCAAGTGAGACTCAGCACAAGGTTAGTGCACTGCAAAGGCAGTGCGGCATTTCTGTGGTGACTTTCCAGTGTGATGTGTCATCAGTGGAAGACGTAGTGAAAGCTTTCTCGGACATAGGTCAGAGATTTCCCTCTTGTGCGATCAGAGGTGTGTTCCACAGTGCAGCTGTGCTCCATGACGGGTTGATAGAGGCTCTGGACCGTTCACACTTCAAGAAAGTTCTGACTCCAAAAGTTAGTGGAGCCTTAAACCTGCACTACGCCACGCTACACTGTAAGCTGGATTATTTTGTTTGCTATTCCTCCATCTCGTCATTCTTGGGAAATGCCTCTCAGACTAACTATGCTGCTGCCAACTCGTTTCTAGACATGTTTTGCCATTACCGCCGCAATCTTGGACTTGCTGGGCAGTCCATCAATTGGGGCCCCCTTAATTTGGGTCTCCTACTCAACAAAGTCAACTTTCAAAGGTTCCTAGAGGCAAAAGGGCTCGCAATCCTGGAGGTCTCAGAGATACACAAGGCCTTGGAACAATGCTTGTTGACAAACAATGCGCAGCAGGTTGTTTGCAAATTCAACTTCAAAAACTTGCAGAACCACGTCCTATCTCAGAATGCATCCCTCAGGGTACGCCTGTCACCTCTTGTAGAACAGGAACTCAAAAAGGGTGGAAAAGGGACAGAATCAAAGGTTCCCCTTGAAAGCTCCGTGGAGGATTATGTTAAACGTCTGCTTTGTGACCTGAGCAATGTTGACACTGGTGATATCAAGGAGGACAGTACACTTCATTCTTTTGGTATAGATTCAATGTCTGCCATGACTATGCAGAACCGCATGTTTCAAGACTGGGGTGTAACAGTGCCACTAGTGAAGATACTGGACCCCAACAGCACCATGTCCAGTCTGGTTATGATGATAAAGAGGAGAGATGATGTGTGAATTGATATCCAATCTGTAGAGTAGGTTTTGTGTTCTGGACTAATTTCCCATTCAAAACATAAATAGATGTACagatgtggtgtaatggttaagaagttggactgtagatcacagggttgcaggttcaatccccacccttaccaatcccttcctacctccatggctgaggtgcccttgagaaaggcacctaaccccacattgctccagggactgtaaccaataccctgtaatatctataagttgctttggataaaagtgtcagctaggtGTAATGTTATGTAGTAGATGCTAATACGCCACACATCAAGACATTACAAAGGACAAATCGATGAGCAATGACTTTACAGAATATTAGGCAAATATGTACACATGTGTAGGTGTTTAAACAACAAATGCCCCAATACCTCCTAATGTAAAAAGATTGAGTACCGGTAGTCAGTTTGATGTTTCCAAGTTAAGGCAAAGGTCACCAAAGGGCACATTGGCATGCAGTCCTGCACGTTCAGTAATTGAAAGGTAAATATATTTGCTGAATATATTCTTACTGCAAAAGATGATCCATGGAGACTTGTGCATGCATGGAAGGCAGGAAACATACTCTCTTCACTTATAAATCAGCAATGGGaatatctttatctttatctttgccttaaatgtgtatttatttgtctCTGTACATTACAGGTCTAGATATTACCTAGATAAAACTGCATATTTTAGAAGGTTATGTTCACACTGGCGTTTTCAATGGCATTAATTGATTCTCCTGTCTTTTATTGCATCTAATCTAAACAGCATCATATTTGTATGAATAAATCACTGATTATGTGTTAAGAATTATGATTATGAATTAGGACAAATATGACAATACACTGTATGACTTGCTTCATATTCACATTGCTTTCACTGATGTTTTGATGCACAACAGTCTTTTTTGTGCAGCGGTAAACCTCTTATGTGTATAAAATGGTATGTTGCTCAAGCACTGCCAAAAGCAAGCAGATTGTACAATAAACCTTTGTTGTGATTCTGTGGTGGCTGTGTGAAAAAGTAAAGTCCTAAACTTGTAAACCTGTGGTATGATTCTTTGAATATATCTGGCCACTTGGGGTCACATCTTTGTCATTGAAGGTAATGGTGAATATCTTTGAGGCTAGTACCACTAAAGTCTACCATTCAGATCAAGCTAAGCAC is part of the Engraulis encrasicolus isolate BLACKSEA-1 chromosome 9, IST_EnEncr_1.0, whole genome shotgun sequence genome and encodes:
- the LOC134455121 gene encoding phenolphthiocerol/phthiocerol polyketide synthase subunit C-like, coding for MDEDIAVVGIGCNFPGGEGLDHFWKVLAEGKNCTVEIPSERFDRSSWYDPDDSRPGKTQTTRAALIEGFNELDYKFFGITEAETEFMDPQQKLLLQCSYRALEDAGIPMEKASGTRTGVYIGLMNRDYETLVNNSPSTITHYNGTGTAMSVAANRISFTFNLTGPSFAIDSACSSSLVALHSACQAIRQGDCEMALCGGVSCILEPRVFVALSKAKMISPDGTSKPFSSKADGYGRGEGCGVLLLKPLKKALEDFHYIWGVIRKTAVNQDGRTVTPITKPSLVQQEELLSRIYSAGNDLGVQYIEAHGTGTPVGDPIEAASISNIIGQARSQGPQIVIGSVKGNIGHTESAAGVAGIIKVLLMMKYQTIVPSLFYSEELSSIDTKVLNIRIPTKAEKWMPLPNSGRVAGINSFGFGGTNAHVVIRQYIQTPTSIPSISESRELITLSAMTETSLRRCISDTHQRLSMEDVVESVNLNAIAYTSACRRSHVKHKYRKAFLSSSIEELKEQLKMCLDQKISPAKPDLKLVFVFCGNGVTYRGMCEELHKTQPVFREKVREVENLFQNYRSTSISQKIVSDYDNEDVSKPEVIQPLLFAIQVALVHLLKHWGIRPDAVLGHSVGEVAAAHCSGLLSLADAVKVIYYRSVSQGTITGGKMLVVGNIAVTDILKILGSYAGKVCVAALNSPVSCVLSGHRDAIDNLHQKLKASLMTKNLFLHILDVPAAYHSHMMDPILSQIKESIGVLNANEVECELYSTVKGKALSAGDFTTGDYWARNIREPVAFQQAIQSVVKDKSNVVFVEISPRRALERNILEVLGNDVTVLSTVLPDRNHDTLVGTVAKLFELGVQIDWDSLYTGFESDPLAFPRYQFECVKKEVYFETVRQGHDNVPHSVHPLLVQMRKNSKECRCSLSSNAASYLWEHKNKGVPIAPGSLYVELAFEAAIQFIRPKQPLCSLQLCITFKSLLVLNQVSNHVRVLLEPFDGKTVFEIHSASAVHASGTIAHGSYPAALEEDSISYDAISKRCPLVMAKEEVYSHLSLAGFEYGPAFRHLDEVLYGGDLREALTTITVPDVLLSQLHDYRLHPAMLDSFLQMTSVVAQDGTKMGARPCFPSAVESVVVSRPLQRVMVLYLRVTRETPEFYEVCGCFADPSGRVLVELKGLRITFVQTQPQAVEFLHNEYQASRDDDVSMGGRPKSLVFEDTLGVAKALKPYLHPQSAFVTFSKTAQLVPALLTQYLGKGTKDGETFTEVLYMWGIQDLSQLSIETILESLVECCDLYRQIVLALRDHGCSGIMRVVTYRSCSHIVDHVSPGFVLSGMTRALAAELSGFTFQLIDLASVSNEDVQMLASVIRSSQSNHHPEIMIRKGDVHFATIVRSDAHDSAFTDTDLRPLPFQQLTLRTTDPYTMCNLAAMVSTYEISIENNAVEIKLDKMCVHSSDYFPVSSSDFQFGGTMYWSKHSNQTHKVLALDFNGIVIAVGKNVRKLKVGDHISTCFPVTASSKIALPEEVCYNTAKLPFLRDLPCVSYFVLIREIYEAITPKGNLKTAVMILSSAPGDLAKILLEVVRSKLGKATIQTEINDKEADCAVIILLPPYEQSMVISASSTSSLKHIVVVCDDTMALPLHTIQQNNQSACVHVVKTSTVFQKARLRSQGQDLEHWLHGIALGKTGRTIHAITSPGAVLPETTERSDCSRSYFNMENISLIECTKSGRWSGHVGTNVPLLFPQVSQLFQKKSVYVVSGGLSGLGLETVKFIAHRGGECIVSLSRSLPSSETQHKVSALQRQCGISVVTFQCDVSSVEDVVKAFSDIGQRFPSCAIRGVFHSAAVLHDGLIEALDRSHFKKVLTPKVSGALNLHYATLHCKLDYFVCYSSISSFLGNASQTNYAAANSFLDMFCHYRRNLGLAGQSINWGPLNLGLLLNKVNFQRFLEAKGLAILEVSEIHKALEQCLLTNNAQQVVCKFNFKNLQNHVLSQNASLRVRLSPLVEQELKKGGKGTESKVPLESSVEDYVKRLLCDLSNVDTGDIKEDSTLHSFGIDSMSAMTMQNRMFQDWGVTVPLVKILDPNSTMSSLVMMIKRRDDV